From Arcticibacter tournemirensis, one genomic window encodes:
- a CDS encoding PepSY-associated TM helix domain-containing protein, with translation MTVKKIIGKLHLWLGLASGLIVLFLGVTGCILAYQREIEDAVQSYRFTEKQNQALLTPTQLQKIADIQLPGKKLHSISYQTGRSSVAVYFSLEPEQYYYTVFINPYSGEVLKVKNMANDFFRIVINGHYYLWLPPHIGQPILATGTLIFVIMMITGIILWWPRHKKALKQRFSIKWDARWRRVNYDMHNVLGFYMTWVALFLALSGLVMGFQWFSKSVYWIASGGKQQVQYTETFSDTTKILAAGTGMPTVDRLWMKTMKENPQFKGIIDVHPPENEKSAIEIAVNPDSETYWKADYRYYDQHTLKEIEVNHIYGRFANASVADKIIRMNYDIHVGAIGGLAGKTIAFFSSLIASSLPITGFLIWRGRKKKKRKAIHSIEKVELASVLPS, from the coding sequence ATGACAGTAAAAAAGATAATAGGCAAATTGCATCTTTGGCTCGGACTCGCATCGGGACTAATTGTTTTATTTCTGGGAGTTACAGGATGTATTCTTGCCTATCAACGGGAAATTGAAGATGCTGTTCAATCTTATCGTTTTACCGAAAAGCAGAACCAGGCTTTGCTGACACCAACCCAACTGCAGAAGATTGCGGATATTCAACTGCCCGGAAAAAAACTTCACAGCATCAGCTATCAGACGGGCCGCTCCTCAGTAGCAGTATATTTTAGCTTAGAACCAGAGCAATATTATTACACCGTATTCATCAATCCTTACAGCGGTGAAGTACTCAAGGTAAAGAATATGGCCAATGACTTCTTCCGCATAGTTATCAATGGACATTACTATCTCTGGCTTCCCCCTCATATCGGCCAGCCAATCCTTGCGACAGGTACCCTTATTTTTGTAATCATGATGATAACGGGTATTATTTTATGGTGGCCCCGACATAAAAAAGCATTAAAACAGCGGTTTTCAATAAAATGGGATGCGCGATGGCGAAGGGTAAACTACGACATGCATAATGTATTGGGTTTTTACATGACCTGGGTAGCCCTGTTCCTTGCCTTATCTGGCTTGGTTATGGGATTTCAGTGGTTTTCAAAATCGGTGTACTGGATTGCATCCGGAGGAAAACAACAGGTTCAGTATACTGAAACATTTTCAGACACTACTAAAATCCTCGCAGCAGGTACCGGTATGCCGACAGTAGACAGGCTATGGATGAAAACGATGAAAGAGAATCCTCAATTTAAGGGGATCATCGATGTACATCCTCCTGAAAATGAAAAATCAGCCATTGAGATTGCTGTTAACCCCGACAGTGAAACGTACTGGAAGGCCGACTATCGTTACTATGATCAGCATACTTTAAAAGAGATTGAAGTAAACCATATTTATGGCAGATTTGCCAATGCTTCAGTAGCCGACAAGATCATTCGCATGAATTATGATATCCATGTGGGAGCCATCGGAGGGCTGGCAGGAAAGACTATTGCTTTCTTTTCAAGCCTGATCGCGTCAAGCCTTCCCATTACCGGTTTTCTGATTTGGAGGGGCCGAAAAAAGAAAAAAAGGAAGGCTATTCATTCTATTGAGAAGGTCGAGTTAGCATCAGTGCTGCCCTCATAA